In a genomic window of Alphaproteobacteria bacterium:
- a CDS encoding cold-shock protein, which translates to MPTGTVKFFNTTRGFGFIAPDDGGKDVFVHVTAVEQAGMGTLTEGQKVNFQVQDDQRGPKAVDLSAA; encoded by the coding sequence ATGCCTACAGGTACCGTAAAGTTCTTCAACACCACCCGTGGTTTTGGTTTCATTGCACCCGACGATGGCGGCAAGGACGTGTTCGTTCACGTGACCGCTGTTGAGCAGGCCGGAATGGGAACCCTGACCGAGGGTCAGAAGGTTAACTTCCAGGTTCAGGACGACCAGCGCGGCCCGAAGGCCGTCGATCTGTCGGCCGCCTAA